The following proteins are co-located in the Gordonia polyisoprenivorans genome:
- a CDS encoding Clp protease N-terminal domain-containing protein: MSDNPTPTQLTGVRLDDLISAIHKVHDDPLEQLTDAMTAAAHLGDVGDSLIGHFVDQARRSGASWTQIGASMGVTKQAAQKRFVGRNPASDEPSPFSRFTPRARNVISSAHNHAVATGARTVGSTHLAHGLASDSSSLATLVLTAQGVDPTVLTDTTAPVDTDPTANRDADTVLPYDDAAKAVLEQTVRTALELGHNYVGTEHLLLALFTDQAVGARLRDAGADAEATKSAVEEQLSQLKT; this comes from the coding sequence ATGAGCGACAACCCCACACCCACCCAATTGACCGGAGTCCGCCTCGACGACCTGATCAGCGCGATCCACAAGGTCCACGACGATCCGCTCGAACAACTCACCGACGCCATGACCGCCGCCGCCCACCTCGGCGACGTCGGCGACAGCCTCATCGGACACTTCGTCGATCAGGCCCGCCGCTCCGGCGCGTCGTGGACGCAGATCGGCGCCAGTATGGGTGTGACGAAACAGGCTGCACAGAAACGGTTTGTCGGCCGCAACCCGGCGTCCGACGAACCGAGTCCGTTCAGCCGCTTCACCCCACGAGCACGCAACGTCATCTCGTCGGCGCACAATCACGCGGTTGCCACCGGCGCACGCACCGTCGGCTCGACCCACCTGGCCCACGGACTGGCCTCCGACTCGTCGTCACTGGCCACACTGGTACTCACCGCACAGGGCGTCGACCCGACGGTCTTGACCGATACCACCGCGCCGGTGGACACCGATCCCACCGCGAATCGCGATGCCGACACCGTCCTGCCCTACGACGACGCCGCCAAAGCGGTTCTCGAACAGACGGTTCGGACGGCGCTGGAACTCGGGCACAACTACGTCGGCACCGAGCACCTGCTGCTGGCACTGTTCACCGATCAGGCCGTGGGCGCACGCCTGCGCGACGCGGGCGCCGATGCCGAGGCAACGAAGTCGGCTGT
- the egtB gene encoding ergothioneine biosynthesis protein EgtB — protein MSITERISVPTDQSPAQRFREVRELTDLLADRLSPEDQTPQSMTEASPAKWHRAHVTWFFEEFILRRDPGYVVYDETYRYLFNSYYETVGERHPRPDRGLVTRPGVDDITHYRNYVDAAMESALTRGALDDAALDLVELGCNHEQQHQELLLMDIKHLFSTIPLTPGPIYVDRELDVPSVPGPMTWRSVTGGVTEVGADPGAGFSYDNEGPRHRVFLEDFEIAERPVTNADWLEFIADGGYRRHELWLSDGWAHLRQTGWQAPGYWHRDDDGQWTTYTLSGRRPLDPGEPVLHVSFYEADAYARWAGARLPTEFEWETAASTLGAQRAELLDPDRCHPRSVAGSDEAAMIGNVWEWTSSAYLPYPGFVPANGAVGEYNGKFMSDQHVLRGAAAITPRGHERVTYRNFFPAPSRWVFAGLRLAR, from the coding sequence GTGAGCATCACCGAACGTATCTCCGTACCCACCGATCAGTCGCCGGCGCAACGCTTTCGAGAAGTCCGGGAGCTCACCGACCTACTGGCCGACCGGTTGTCGCCCGAAGACCAGACCCCGCAGTCGATGACCGAGGCCAGCCCCGCCAAATGGCATCGGGCCCACGTCACATGGTTTTTCGAGGAGTTCATCCTCCGCCGTGATCCCGGCTACGTGGTGTACGACGAGACCTACCGCTATCTGTTCAACAGCTACTACGAAACCGTTGGCGAGCGCCATCCCCGACCGGATCGGGGTCTGGTCACGCGCCCGGGCGTCGACGACATCACGCATTACCGCAACTACGTGGACGCGGCGATGGAAAGTGCCCTGACGCGTGGCGCCCTCGACGACGCCGCACTCGATCTCGTCGAACTGGGCTGCAATCACGAACAGCAACACCAGGAGTTGCTGCTCATGGACATCAAGCATCTGTTCTCGACGATTCCGCTCACCCCCGGCCCGATCTACGTCGACCGCGAACTCGATGTGCCGAGCGTGCCCGGTCCGATGACATGGCGTTCGGTCACCGGTGGCGTCACCGAGGTCGGTGCCGATCCGGGAGCCGGATTCTCCTACGACAACGAGGGACCGCGGCATCGAGTCTTCTTGGAGGACTTCGAGATCGCCGAGCGCCCGGTCACCAATGCCGACTGGCTGGAGTTCATCGCCGACGGCGGTTATCGGCGCCACGAGCTGTGGTTGTCCGACGGATGGGCGCACCTGCGGCAGACCGGTTGGCAGGCGCCCGGCTACTGGCACCGCGACGACGACGGACAGTGGACGACGTACACGCTCTCGGGACGGCGACCGCTCGATCCCGGTGAACCGGTGCTGCATGTGAGCTTCTACGAGGCAGATGCCTACGCCCGGTGGGCCGGAGCCCGTCTGCCCACCGAATTCGAATGGGAGACCGCCGCATCCACGCTCGGTGCCCAGCGTGCAGAGTTGTTGGACCCGGATCGTTGTCACCCCCGATCGGTCGCCGGATCCGATGAGGCGGCGATGATCGGCAATGTGTGGGAATGGACATCGAGTGCCTATCTTCCGTATCCGGGATTCGTCCCGGCGAACGGGGCGGTCGGCGAATACAACGGAAAGTTCATGAGCGATCAACATGTTCTGCGCGGCGCGGCCGCCATCACGCCCCGCGGCCACGAGCGCGTGACGTACCGCAATTTCTTCCCGGCACCGTCGCGGTGGGTGTTCGCCGGACTGAGGCTCGCCCGGTGA